In the Sebastes fasciatus isolate fSebFas1 chromosome 20, fSebFas1.pri, whole genome shotgun sequence genome, one interval contains:
- the exoc7 gene encoding exocyst complex component 7 isoform X5, whose product MGISSRMIPTEDASNRKREIEEKLRQEQETLSFIRENLEKSDQQTKGMVSILSSFESRLMQLENSIIPVHKQTENLQRLQENVDKTLSCMDHVISYYHVAKDTDRIIREGPTGRLDEYLACIAKIQKAVEYFQDNNPDSPELNTVKARFEKGKELLEAEFRSLLTRYSKPVPPILILDAISVDDELEVQEDVVLEHLPEAVLQDIICIAGWLVEYGRNQDFMNVYFQIRSNQLDRSIKGLKDHFRKNSASSGILYSPAVQTKRKDTPTKKAPKRPGYDHDLRVKHLTDALTEKHGAAAGKDDVLDIEIDSYIHCISAFVKLAQSEYALLAEIIPEHHQKKTFDSLIQEALDNLMLEGDNIVSAARRAIMRHDYSAVLTIFPILRHLKMNKSEFDSTLQGTAASTKNKLPTLITSMETIGAKALEEFADSIKNDPDKEYNMPKDGTVHELTSNAILFLQQLLDFHETAGAMLASQETSSSASSYTSEFNKRLLSTYICKVLGNLQLNLLSKSKVYEDSALSAIFLHNNYNYILKSLEKSELIQLVTVTQKKAESSYRELIEQQIQMYQRSWLKVTEHLTDRNMPVFQQGTKLKDKERQVIKDKFKGFNDGLEELCKIQKGWAIPDKEQRDFIRQAQRRVVSDTYRAFLHRCANISFTKNPEKYHKYRPEEVEEMIEKLFDTSA is encoded by the exons ATGGGGATCAGCTCCAGGATGATTCCTACCGAGGATGCGTccaacaggaagagagagatagaggagaAGCTGAGGCAG GAGCAGGAGACTCTGTCCTTCATCAGAGAGAACCTGGAGAAGAGTGACCAGCAGACCAAGGGCATG GTCTCCATCCTGTCGTCGTTCGAGAGCCGTCTGATGCAGCTGGAGAACTCCATCATCCCGGTccacaaacagacagagaacCTGCAGCGTCTGCAGGAGAACGTGGACAAGACTCTGTCCTGCATGGATCACGTCATCAGCTACTACCACGTGGCCAAAGACACCGACAGGATCATCAGAGAGGG GCCGACAGGCAGACTGGATGAGTATCTTGCTTGTATTGCAAAGATTCAGAAAGCTGTGGAATATTTCCAAGATAACAACCCTGACAGCCCCGAACTCAACACAGTG AAAGCGCGGTTTGAGAAGGGCAAAGAGCTGCTGGAGGCTGAGTTCCGCAGCCTCCTGACCCGCTACAGCAAACCTGTTCCCCCCATCCTCATCCTGGACGCCATCAGTGTCGACGACGAGCTGGAGGTCCAGGAGGATGTGGTGCTCGAACACCTGCCTGAAGCCGTGCTCCAGGACATCATCTGCATCGCCGGCTGGCTGGTGGAGTACGGACGCAACCAGG ATTTCATGAACGTCTACTTCCAGATCAGGTCCAACCAGCTGGATCGCTCCATCAAAGGCCTGAAGGATCACTTCCGCAAGAACAGCGCCTCCTCCGGGATCCTCTACTCGCCCGCCGTCCAAACCAAGCGCAAGGACACGCCCACCAAGAAGGCTCCCAAGAGACCAG GTTACGATCATGACTTGCGGGTCAAACACCTCACTGACGCCCTGACCGAGAAGCACGGGGCCGCCGCAG GAAAAGATGATGTTCTGGACATCGAGATCGACTCCTACATCCACTGCATCAGTGCCTTCGTCAAGCTGGCCCAGAGCGAGTACGCCCTCCTGGCAGAAATCATCCCCGAGCACCACCAGAAGAAGACCTTCGACTCCCTCATTCAG GAGGCGCTGGACAACCTGATGCTGGAGGGGGACAACATCGTGTCTGCAGCGCGCCGAGCCATAATGCGCCACGACTACTCAGCCGTGCTCACCATCTTCCCCATCCTCAgacacctgaaaatgaacaagtCTGAGTTTGACTCAACACTTCAG GGAACGGCAGCGAGCACCAAGAACAAGCTGCCGACACTCATCACCTCCATGGAGACGATCGGAGCCAAAGCTCTGGAGGAGTTTGCAGACAGCATCAAG AATGATCCTGATAAAGAGTACAACATGCCCAAGGATGGAACCGTCCACGAACTGACCAGCAAT GCCATCCTGttcctgcagcagctgctggacTTCCACGAGACAGCTGGAGCCATGCTGGCCTCACAAG AGACGAGTTCATCAGCGAGCAGCTACACCTCCGAGTTCAACAAGAGGCTCCTCAGCACTTATATAT GTAAGGTGTTGGGGAACTTGCAGCTGAACCTGCTCAGCAAATCCAAAGTGTACGAGGATTCGGCTCTGAGCGCCATTTTTCTGcacaacaactacaactacatCCTCAAGTCGCTGGAGAA GTCTGAGCTGATCCAGCTCGTCACAGTGACTCAGAAGAAAGCTGAGAGTTCATACAGAGAGCTGATCGAGCAGCAGATCCAGATGTACCAGCGCAG CTGGTTGAAAGTCACAGAGCACCTGACCGACAGGAACATGCCCGTCTTCCAACAAGGCACCAAG CTGAAAGATAAAGAGCGACAGGTGATTAAAGACAAATTCAAG GGTTTTAATGACGGCTTGGAGGAGTTGTGTAAGATCCAGAAGGGCTGGGCCATCCCAGACAAAGAGCAGCGAGACTTCATCCGTCAGGCCCAGAGGAGAGTGGTGTCTGATACCTACAGGGCCTTCCTGCACAG ATGTGCCAACATCTCTTTCACCAAGAACCCTGAGAAGTATCACAAGTATCGGCCGGAGGAAGTTGAGGAGATGATTGAAAAACTGTTCGACACGTCGGCCTGA
- the exoc7 gene encoding exocyst complex component 7 isoform X4 produces the protein MGISSRMIPTEDASNRKREIEEKLRQEQETLSFIRENLEKSDQQTKGMVSILSSFESRLMQLENSIIPVHKQTENLQRLQENVDKTLSCMDHVISYYHVAKDTDRIIREGPTGRLDEYLACIAKIQKAVEYFQDNNPDSPELNTVKARFEKGKELLEAEFRSLLTRYSKPVPPILILDAISVDDELEVQEDVVLEHLPEAVLQDIICIAGWLVEYGRNQDFMNVYFQIRSNQLDRSIKGLKDHFRKNSASSGILYSPAVQTKRKDTPTKKAPKRPGTIRKAQNLLKQYSQHGLDGKKGGSNLTPSEGKDDVLDIEIDSYIHCISAFVKLAQSEYALLAEIIPEHHQKKTFDSLIQEALDNLMLEGDNIVSAARRAIMRHDYSAVLTIFPILRHLKMNKSEFDSTLQGTAASTKNKLPTLITSMETIGAKALEEFADSIKNDPDKEYNMPKDGTVHELTSNAILFLQQLLDFHETAGAMLASQETSSSASSYTSEFNKRLLSTYICKVLGNLQLNLLSKSKVYEDSALSAIFLHNNYNYILKSLEKSELIQLVTVTQKKAESSYRELIEQQIQMYQRSWLKVTEHLTDRNMPVFQQGTKLKDKERQVIKDKFKGFNDGLEELCKIQKGWAIPDKEQRDFIRQAQRRVVSDTYRAFLHRCANISFTKNPEKYHKYRPEEVEEMIEKLFDTSA, from the exons ATGGGGATCAGCTCCAGGATGATTCCTACCGAGGATGCGTccaacaggaagagagagatagaggagaAGCTGAGGCAG GAGCAGGAGACTCTGTCCTTCATCAGAGAGAACCTGGAGAAGAGTGACCAGCAGACCAAGGGCATG GTCTCCATCCTGTCGTCGTTCGAGAGCCGTCTGATGCAGCTGGAGAACTCCATCATCCCGGTccacaaacagacagagaacCTGCAGCGTCTGCAGGAGAACGTGGACAAGACTCTGTCCTGCATGGATCACGTCATCAGCTACTACCACGTGGCCAAAGACACCGACAGGATCATCAGAGAGGG GCCGACAGGCAGACTGGATGAGTATCTTGCTTGTATTGCAAAGATTCAGAAAGCTGTGGAATATTTCCAAGATAACAACCCTGACAGCCCCGAACTCAACACAGTG AAAGCGCGGTTTGAGAAGGGCAAAGAGCTGCTGGAGGCTGAGTTCCGCAGCCTCCTGACCCGCTACAGCAAACCTGTTCCCCCCATCCTCATCCTGGACGCCATCAGTGTCGACGACGAGCTGGAGGTCCAGGAGGATGTGGTGCTCGAACACCTGCCTGAAGCCGTGCTCCAGGACATCATCTGCATCGCCGGCTGGCTGGTGGAGTACGGACGCAACCAGG ATTTCATGAACGTCTACTTCCAGATCAGGTCCAACCAGCTGGATCGCTCCATCAAAGGCCTGAAGGATCACTTCCGCAAGAACAGCGCCTCCTCCGGGATCCTCTACTCGCCCGCCGTCCAAACCAAGCGCAAGGACACGCCCACCAAGAAGGCTCCCAAGAGACCAG GGACCATTCGCAAGGCTCAGAACCTTCTGAAACAGTACTCACAGCATGGGCTGGATGGGAAAAAGGGGGGCTCTAACCTCACTCCTTCGGAAG GAAAAGATGATGTTCTGGACATCGAGATCGACTCCTACATCCACTGCATCAGTGCCTTCGTCAAGCTGGCCCAGAGCGAGTACGCCCTCCTGGCAGAAATCATCCCCGAGCACCACCAGAAGAAGACCTTCGACTCCCTCATTCAG GAGGCGCTGGACAACCTGATGCTGGAGGGGGACAACATCGTGTCTGCAGCGCGCCGAGCCATAATGCGCCACGACTACTCAGCCGTGCTCACCATCTTCCCCATCCTCAgacacctgaaaatgaacaagtCTGAGTTTGACTCAACACTTCAG GGAACGGCAGCGAGCACCAAGAACAAGCTGCCGACACTCATCACCTCCATGGAGACGATCGGAGCCAAAGCTCTGGAGGAGTTTGCAGACAGCATCAAG AATGATCCTGATAAAGAGTACAACATGCCCAAGGATGGAACCGTCCACGAACTGACCAGCAAT GCCATCCTGttcctgcagcagctgctggacTTCCACGAGACAGCTGGAGCCATGCTGGCCTCACAAG AGACGAGTTCATCAGCGAGCAGCTACACCTCCGAGTTCAACAAGAGGCTCCTCAGCACTTATATAT GTAAGGTGTTGGGGAACTTGCAGCTGAACCTGCTCAGCAAATCCAAAGTGTACGAGGATTCGGCTCTGAGCGCCATTTTTCTGcacaacaactacaactacatCCTCAAGTCGCTGGAGAA GTCTGAGCTGATCCAGCTCGTCACAGTGACTCAGAAGAAAGCTGAGAGTTCATACAGAGAGCTGATCGAGCAGCAGATCCAGATGTACCAGCGCAG CTGGTTGAAAGTCACAGAGCACCTGACCGACAGGAACATGCCCGTCTTCCAACAAGGCACCAAG CTGAAAGATAAAGAGCGACAGGTGATTAAAGACAAATTCAAG GGTTTTAATGACGGCTTGGAGGAGTTGTGTAAGATCCAGAAGGGCTGGGCCATCCCAGACAAAGAGCAGCGAGACTTCATCCGTCAGGCCCAGAGGAGAGTGGTGTCTGATACCTACAGGGCCTTCCTGCACAG ATGTGCCAACATCTCTTTCACCAAGAACCCTGAGAAGTATCACAAGTATCGGCCGGAGGAAGTTGAGGAGATGATTGAAAAACTGTTCGACACGTCGGCCTGA
- the exoc7 gene encoding exocyst complex component 7 isoform X3, with protein MGISSRMIPTEDASNRKREIEEKLRQEQETLSFIRENLEKSDQQTKGMVSILSSFESRLMQLENSIIPVHKQTENLQRLQENVDKTLSCMDHVISYYHVAKDTDRIIREGPTGRLDEYLACIAKIQKAVEYFQDNNPDSPELNTVKARFEKGKELLEAEFRSLLTRYSKPVPPILILDAISVDDELEVQEDVVLEHLPEAVLQDIICIAGWLVEYGRNQDFMNVYFQIRSNQLDRSIKGLKDHFRKNSASSGILYSPAVQTKRKDTPTKKAPKRPVYIPGTIRKAQNLLKQYSQHGLDGKKGGSNLTPSEGKDDVLDIEIDSYIHCISAFVKLAQSEYALLAEIIPEHHQKKTFDSLIQEALDNLMLEGDNIVSAARRAIMRHDYSAVLTIFPILRHLKMNKSEFDSTLQGTAASTKNKLPTLITSMETIGAKALEEFADSIKNDPDKEYNMPKDGTVHELTSNAILFLQQLLDFHETAGAMLASQETSSSASSYTSEFNKRLLSTYICKVLGNLQLNLLSKSKVYEDSALSAIFLHNNYNYILKSLEKSELIQLVTVTQKKAESSYRELIEQQIQMYQRSWLKVTEHLTDRNMPVFQQGTKLKDKERQVIKDKFKGFNDGLEELCKIQKGWAIPDKEQRDFIRQAQRRVVSDTYRAFLHRCANISFTKNPEKYHKYRPEEVEEMIEKLFDTSA; from the exons ATGGGGATCAGCTCCAGGATGATTCCTACCGAGGATGCGTccaacaggaagagagagatagaggagaAGCTGAGGCAG GAGCAGGAGACTCTGTCCTTCATCAGAGAGAACCTGGAGAAGAGTGACCAGCAGACCAAGGGCATG GTCTCCATCCTGTCGTCGTTCGAGAGCCGTCTGATGCAGCTGGAGAACTCCATCATCCCGGTccacaaacagacagagaacCTGCAGCGTCTGCAGGAGAACGTGGACAAGACTCTGTCCTGCATGGATCACGTCATCAGCTACTACCACGTGGCCAAAGACACCGACAGGATCATCAGAGAGGG GCCGACAGGCAGACTGGATGAGTATCTTGCTTGTATTGCAAAGATTCAGAAAGCTGTGGAATATTTCCAAGATAACAACCCTGACAGCCCCGAACTCAACACAGTG AAAGCGCGGTTTGAGAAGGGCAAAGAGCTGCTGGAGGCTGAGTTCCGCAGCCTCCTGACCCGCTACAGCAAACCTGTTCCCCCCATCCTCATCCTGGACGCCATCAGTGTCGACGACGAGCTGGAGGTCCAGGAGGATGTGGTGCTCGAACACCTGCCTGAAGCCGTGCTCCAGGACATCATCTGCATCGCCGGCTGGCTGGTGGAGTACGGACGCAACCAGG ATTTCATGAACGTCTACTTCCAGATCAGGTCCAACCAGCTGGATCGCTCCATCAAAGGCCTGAAGGATCACTTCCGCAAGAACAGCGCCTCCTCCGGGATCCTCTACTCGCCCGCCGTCCAAACCAAGCGCAAGGACACGCCCACCAAGAAGGCTCCCAAGAGACCAG TCTACATCCCAG GGACCATTCGCAAGGCTCAGAACCTTCTGAAACAGTACTCACAGCATGGGCTGGATGGGAAAAAGGGGGGCTCTAACCTCACTCCTTCGGAAG GAAAAGATGATGTTCTGGACATCGAGATCGACTCCTACATCCACTGCATCAGTGCCTTCGTCAAGCTGGCCCAGAGCGAGTACGCCCTCCTGGCAGAAATCATCCCCGAGCACCACCAGAAGAAGACCTTCGACTCCCTCATTCAG GAGGCGCTGGACAACCTGATGCTGGAGGGGGACAACATCGTGTCTGCAGCGCGCCGAGCCATAATGCGCCACGACTACTCAGCCGTGCTCACCATCTTCCCCATCCTCAgacacctgaaaatgaacaagtCTGAGTTTGACTCAACACTTCAG GGAACGGCAGCGAGCACCAAGAACAAGCTGCCGACACTCATCACCTCCATGGAGACGATCGGAGCCAAAGCTCTGGAGGAGTTTGCAGACAGCATCAAG AATGATCCTGATAAAGAGTACAACATGCCCAAGGATGGAACCGTCCACGAACTGACCAGCAAT GCCATCCTGttcctgcagcagctgctggacTTCCACGAGACAGCTGGAGCCATGCTGGCCTCACAAG AGACGAGTTCATCAGCGAGCAGCTACACCTCCGAGTTCAACAAGAGGCTCCTCAGCACTTATATAT GTAAGGTGTTGGGGAACTTGCAGCTGAACCTGCTCAGCAAATCCAAAGTGTACGAGGATTCGGCTCTGAGCGCCATTTTTCTGcacaacaactacaactacatCCTCAAGTCGCTGGAGAA GTCTGAGCTGATCCAGCTCGTCACAGTGACTCAGAAGAAAGCTGAGAGTTCATACAGAGAGCTGATCGAGCAGCAGATCCAGATGTACCAGCGCAG CTGGTTGAAAGTCACAGAGCACCTGACCGACAGGAACATGCCCGTCTTCCAACAAGGCACCAAG CTGAAAGATAAAGAGCGACAGGTGATTAAAGACAAATTCAAG GGTTTTAATGACGGCTTGGAGGAGTTGTGTAAGATCCAGAAGGGCTGGGCCATCCCAGACAAAGAGCAGCGAGACTTCATCCGTCAGGCCCAGAGGAGAGTGGTGTCTGATACCTACAGGGCCTTCCTGCACAG ATGTGCCAACATCTCTTTCACCAAGAACCCTGAGAAGTATCACAAGTATCGGCCGGAGGAAGTTGAGGAGATGATTGAAAAACTGTTCGACACGTCGGCCTGA
- the exoc7 gene encoding exocyst complex component 7 isoform X7 has protein sequence MGISSRMIPTEDASNRKREIEEKLRQEQETLSFIRENLEKSDQQTKGMVSILSSFESRLMQLENSIIPVHKQTENLQRLQENVDKTLSCMDHVISYYHVAKDTDRIIREGPTGRLDEYLACIAKIQKAVEYFQDNNPDSPELNTVKARFEKGKELLEAEFRSLLTRYSKPVPPILILDAISVDDELEVQEDVVLEHLPEAVLQDIICIAGWLVEYGRNQDFMNVYFQIRSNQLDRSIKGLKDHFRKNSASSGILYSPAVQTKRKDTPTKKAPKRPGKDDVLDIEIDSYIHCISAFVKLAQSEYALLAEIIPEHHQKKTFDSLIQEALDNLMLEGDNIVSAARRAIMRHDYSAVLTIFPILRHLKMNKSEFDSTLQGTAASTKNKLPTLITSMETIGAKALEEFADSIKNDPDKEYNMPKDGTVHELTSNAILFLQQLLDFHETAGAMLASQETSSSASSYTSEFNKRLLSTYICKVLGNLQLNLLSKSKVYEDSALSAIFLHNNYNYILKSLEKSELIQLVTVTQKKAESSYRELIEQQIQMYQRSWLKVTEHLTDRNMPVFQQGTKLKDKERQVIKDKFKGFNDGLEELCKIQKGWAIPDKEQRDFIRQAQRRVVSDTYRAFLHRCANISFTKNPEKYHKYRPEEVEEMIEKLFDTSA, from the exons ATGGGGATCAGCTCCAGGATGATTCCTACCGAGGATGCGTccaacaggaagagagagatagaggagaAGCTGAGGCAG GAGCAGGAGACTCTGTCCTTCATCAGAGAGAACCTGGAGAAGAGTGACCAGCAGACCAAGGGCATG GTCTCCATCCTGTCGTCGTTCGAGAGCCGTCTGATGCAGCTGGAGAACTCCATCATCCCGGTccacaaacagacagagaacCTGCAGCGTCTGCAGGAGAACGTGGACAAGACTCTGTCCTGCATGGATCACGTCATCAGCTACTACCACGTGGCCAAAGACACCGACAGGATCATCAGAGAGGG GCCGACAGGCAGACTGGATGAGTATCTTGCTTGTATTGCAAAGATTCAGAAAGCTGTGGAATATTTCCAAGATAACAACCCTGACAGCCCCGAACTCAACACAGTG AAAGCGCGGTTTGAGAAGGGCAAAGAGCTGCTGGAGGCTGAGTTCCGCAGCCTCCTGACCCGCTACAGCAAACCTGTTCCCCCCATCCTCATCCTGGACGCCATCAGTGTCGACGACGAGCTGGAGGTCCAGGAGGATGTGGTGCTCGAACACCTGCCTGAAGCCGTGCTCCAGGACATCATCTGCATCGCCGGCTGGCTGGTGGAGTACGGACGCAACCAGG ATTTCATGAACGTCTACTTCCAGATCAGGTCCAACCAGCTGGATCGCTCCATCAAAGGCCTGAAGGATCACTTCCGCAAGAACAGCGCCTCCTCCGGGATCCTCTACTCGCCCGCCGTCCAAACCAAGCGCAAGGACACGCCCACCAAGAAGGCTCCCAAGAGACCAG GAAAAGATGATGTTCTGGACATCGAGATCGACTCCTACATCCACTGCATCAGTGCCTTCGTCAAGCTGGCCCAGAGCGAGTACGCCCTCCTGGCAGAAATCATCCCCGAGCACCACCAGAAGAAGACCTTCGACTCCCTCATTCAG GAGGCGCTGGACAACCTGATGCTGGAGGGGGACAACATCGTGTCTGCAGCGCGCCGAGCCATAATGCGCCACGACTACTCAGCCGTGCTCACCATCTTCCCCATCCTCAgacacctgaaaatgaacaagtCTGAGTTTGACTCAACACTTCAG GGAACGGCAGCGAGCACCAAGAACAAGCTGCCGACACTCATCACCTCCATGGAGACGATCGGAGCCAAAGCTCTGGAGGAGTTTGCAGACAGCATCAAG AATGATCCTGATAAAGAGTACAACATGCCCAAGGATGGAACCGTCCACGAACTGACCAGCAAT GCCATCCTGttcctgcagcagctgctggacTTCCACGAGACAGCTGGAGCCATGCTGGCCTCACAAG AGACGAGTTCATCAGCGAGCAGCTACACCTCCGAGTTCAACAAGAGGCTCCTCAGCACTTATATAT GTAAGGTGTTGGGGAACTTGCAGCTGAACCTGCTCAGCAAATCCAAAGTGTACGAGGATTCGGCTCTGAGCGCCATTTTTCTGcacaacaactacaactacatCCTCAAGTCGCTGGAGAA GTCTGAGCTGATCCAGCTCGTCACAGTGACTCAGAAGAAAGCTGAGAGTTCATACAGAGAGCTGATCGAGCAGCAGATCCAGATGTACCAGCGCAG CTGGTTGAAAGTCACAGAGCACCTGACCGACAGGAACATGCCCGTCTTCCAACAAGGCACCAAG CTGAAAGATAAAGAGCGACAGGTGATTAAAGACAAATTCAAG GGTTTTAATGACGGCTTGGAGGAGTTGTGTAAGATCCAGAAGGGCTGGGCCATCCCAGACAAAGAGCAGCGAGACTTCATCCGTCAGGCCCAGAGGAGAGTGGTGTCTGATACCTACAGGGCCTTCCTGCACAG ATGTGCCAACATCTCTTTCACCAAGAACCCTGAGAAGTATCACAAGTATCGGCCGGAGGAAGTTGAGGAGATGATTGAAAAACTGTTCGACACGTCGGCCTGA